The segment TCAGCGATGCCGAGCACATGCAGCGACTCGCCGACAAGATCGTCAACGAGGATCTGTCGGTGCGCGCCACCGAGGAGGCGGCGAAGAGCATCGCGTCGGCGGGGTCGACGGGCACCGTGGCACGCCCCCAGGCCGGCGCGCGGCGGGCGTACCTCGACGAGGTGTCGGGCAAGCTCGGAGACCGGCTCAACACCCGCGTCCAGATCACCCTGGGTGCAAGAAAAGGCCAGGTCAAGATCGATTTCGCGTCGATCCAGGACCTCAATCGCATCCTCGGCGAACTGGGCGAGGAGGAGTACGGCACGCGGTGAGTCCACGCCACCCAAGGCCGCGTAGGCTTGTCGGGTGAGCGAATCGACCAGGCGTGCGAGCCTCGAAGTGCTGCGCGCCGAAGCGTCGGATGAACGCTCCGTGCTCGTGCACGAACGGCTGCGCTCCGGCGAGGATCCGTGGGACTTCATGGAAGACCTCCCCACGGTCGATGAGCTCGTCGTGCACTTCTTGCGCGCGGATGCGATCGCGGAGGGCGGGGGAGGGCGCATCGACGCCGCCCGCCACTACGAACTGATGCGACGCATCGGACTCGACTATCCCGAGCTCACCCCGATCGTGTGGCGGCTGCTGGGTCAGCACGAGTCTCACCGCCGCTGGGACCGGATCGTCGGCGAGCGTCCCGCCTGATCGCGCCCGGAGTGGGCCACTCGTGTTTCACGTGAAACGTCGTCAGAAACGCGAAGAACCCGCCGCACCGAAGCGAGACGGGTTCTGCAACGAGTGAGATCAGCTGAGGAACGCGGCGAGATCCTGCTCGAGCGCGAACTTGGGCTTGGCGCCGATGATGGTCGTCGCCACCTCTCCGCCCTGGAAGACCTTCATCGCCGGGATCGAGGTGACCTGGTACTTCATCGCCAGATCCGGGTTCTCGTCGACGTTGAGCTTGAGGATGGTGATCTTGTCGGCGTTCTCGGCCTGGATCTCATCGAGAACGGGCGCCACCATGCGACACGGACCGCACCATGCGGCCCAGAAGTCGACGAGAACGGGGCCCTCGGCCTGGAGCACATCCTGCTCCCACGTGGCCTGGCTGGTTGCCTTGGCGGTCATGACTCTCCTCTTTCGATGAGTTGTTCTGTGAGTGAGTGGTGGTCCGCTCACGGGAGTGCAACGCGGATGCGCGGTGAACTGTTCCCGTGGCGGTCAGGCGGTGATGACCTCGGCGGACTCGGCTGCGGGCTTCTCGACGGATGTGTCCGCGATGTCGGCGAGGAAGTGCTCGGCATCCAGGGCCGCGACCGTGCCCGAACCGGCCGCCGTGATGGCCTGGCGGTAGGTGGGATCGATGACGTCGCCGGCCGCGAACACGCCGGGAACCGACGTGCGCGAGGACCGACCGTCGACCCAGATCGTGCCCTCGGGGGTCAGGTCGAGCTTGTCGTGCACGAGGTGCGTGCGCGGGTCGTTGCCGATCGCGACGAACAGACCCTCCAGCGGCAGCTCCGACACGGTGTCGTCGACCGTATTGCGCAGGCGCACGCCCGTGGTCTCGTTCTCGCCGAGAATCTCCTCGACGACGCTGTTCCACACGAACTCGATCTTCTCGTTCGCGAACGCCCGCTCCTGCATGATCTTCGACGCCCGCAGGGCGTCCTTGCGGTGGATGACGTACACCTTGCTCGCGAACCGCGTGAGGAACGTCGCCTCCTCCATCGCCGAGTCGCCGCCGCCGACGACCGCGATCGTCTTCTCGCGGAAGAAGAAGCCGTCGCACGTCGCGCACCACGACACCCCGTGGCCGGACAGGCGCTCCTCGCCCTCCACGCCCAGCTTGCGGTAGGCGGAACCCGTCGCATAGATGACCGTGTGAGCCTCGTGCGTCGCGCCACTGCCCAGCGTCACCGACTTCACGGGACCGTCGAAATCCAGCGATGTCACGTCGTCGTACAGCACCTCGGTGCCGAACCTCTCGGCCTGCTCCTGGAACTTCGCCATCAGATCCGGGCCCTGGATGCCCTCCGGGAAGCCCGGATAGTTCTCCACCTCGGTCGTGTTCATCAGCTCACCGCCGACCTCGACGGAGCTCGCGATCAGCAGCGGCTGCAGGTTCGCCCGTGCCGCATAGATCGCCGCGGTGAACCCGGCGGGGCCGGAGCCGATGATGATGACCTGACGCATTGCTTCTCCTCGCGTTCTACTGCCTCAACACATGGTAGCCGTGGGGCATTCCTGTGCGGCGTGGACGTCCACAGTGCTCGCTCTTCGGTGTGTGGTCGAGAGCGGGGGTGGGGCGGGTCGGGGGATGCCGGCTGCGCTCGCAGAGCGGGGCCCCGCCCGCTGCGCGGGCACCCCGATGCTCGCTCCGCCGGCATCCCCCGACCCTGACGCCGAGCCTTTGGCCGGCGTAGGTGGGAGGAGAAGTGGCGAGGATGCTGTCAGGTGCGGGAGGAGGGGAGGATGCGGGTGGAGCCGGGCAGGGGAGTGAGCGACCCGGAAGACGCTGACGCCATGGCGGCCGTCAGCGCATCCGTGGTCTGCGCGGGAACCCAGAGGGTGAAGAGGGCCTCGGCCGCGTAGACGGGCGGGTCGAGGAGGGCGTCGTGGGCGGTGGCCCAGTCGCGCAGGATGTTCTCGATGCGGCCCGCCTCGGCGTGCGGAACGGATACCCGCATCTCGCGCAGGGCACGGCGGTGCACGATCACCGCCTCATCCAGCGCGTCGGACACGGCGGTGGAGTAGGCGCGCACGAGACCGCCCGCGCCGAGCTTCACCCCGCCGAAGTAGCGCGTCACCACGGCCACGACGTCGGTAAGCTCGCGGCGGCGCAGCACCTCGAGCATCGGCACGCCCGCGGTGCCCGAGGGCTCGCCGTCGTCGGACGAGCGGGCATGATCGCCGAGAACGCCGGTGATCATGGCCGAGCAGTGGTGCCGCGCATCCCAGAGCCGCTTCTTCTCCTGCGCGATCACGGCATCGGCCTCGTCGACGGACGCGATCGGGGCGATGTGCGCGATGAATCGTGACTTGCGTTCGACGAGCTCGCGCGTCACCGCTGCGGCGATCGTGCTCGGATACGAGCGCTCCCGCGCGCTCACCGTCCGGGAAGGAAGCGCGTGAGAAGCCCCTTCGCGGCGCCGAGCTCCGGGGTGCGGACGAGGGCGAGCACGCCAAGGTACACGACGAGGGTGGCGACGCCGACGATCGCCGCACCGATCGCGCCCGACAGCTGGCTCTGCATCGTCCATCCGCTCGTGCCGCCCAGCAGCAGGAACACCCCCCAGCCGGCTGCTGCGGCCGGCACCGCGCCGAACGCGAACCGCAGCAGACCGCCCAGCCAGTTCGCCGCGCTGACCGTGCCGAGGCGGCGGTGCAGCAGCCATGTCGCCACGATCGTCTGCACGGTGCTCGACAGCGACTGTCCGAGCGCGATCGTGGCCGCGAGCGCCTCGAGCGGGATGACCCCGGCATCCAGCAGACCCTTCGCGCCGAACGCGGTCGCGACGATCAGCACGCACTGGAAGATCGTGAAGAAGAACGGCGTGCGGGTGTCGCCGTAGGCGTAGAAGGTGCGCTGGATGATGAACAGCACCGCCAGCGGGATGAGCCCGACCAGGTATGCGAGCAGCACGAGCGCGGCCGGGGGGGCGTCGGTGCCGAGCACGACGAACACGCGGGATGCCGGGATGGCTGCGGCCACGACGGCCGCCGTCGCCCCCATGAGGAAGAAGCCGAGGATGCGGATGCTGCGGCCGATGTCGGTGCGCACGTCGTCGTCGCGCCCTGCTGCGGCATGCTCGCTGAGCTGGGTGAAGTACGGGGTGCCGATCGAGTGCACGATCACCGAGTAGGGGAGCATGAAGATGAGCCACGCGTTGAGCATCACGGTGATCGAGGGGGCGTCGCCCGAGGCATCCGAGGCCACGTTGTGCTGGATGATGCCGGCGGTGAGGCTTGCGAGCGCCATGAGCATCGTCCAGCCGGCGAGCTTTCCCACGGTGCCGAGGCCCACACCCCGCCAGCGGAAGTCGGGCCGCAGGGCGAGACCGGTGCGCGGCCAGAAGACGAGCAGGATGAGCGCCTGCGCGACGATGCCCAGCGTGGCCGTGGCGCCGAGCCAGGCGATGCGATCGGGCGTCCACTGCCCGACCTGCTCCAGCGGGCCGTGGAACATCGCGTTGATGAGGAGGAACCCTGCGATGGAGATCACATTGTTCGCCACCGGTGCCCAGGTGAAGGGTCCGAAGATGCGCCGGGCATTCAGCGTCTCGCCGACGAGCGCGTAGAGGCCGTAGAAGAAGATCTGCGGCAGGCACCAGTACGAGAAGGCGACGGCGAGCGCCTGCTGCTCGGCGGGACGGTGGCCCAGGGTCAGCCATACGAGAGGACCGGCGGCGAGCATGGCGGCGGCCGTCGCGGCCAGCAGCACGACCGTGCCGAGGGTGAAGAACTTCGAGATGAAGGCGTTGCCGCCGTCCTTGTGCGCGGTGGCCTGCACGATCTGCGGCACGATCACGGCGGTGAGCACGCCGACCGAGATCAGCGAGAAGACGTCGTTGGGCAGCTGGTTGGCGATTCCGAAGGCGTCGGCGGCTTCTGAGGCATTGGCGCCGATGACGGCGACGAGCACGATGGTGCGCAGCAGACCCGTGATCCGCGAGACGAGGGTGCCGGCGGCGAGGAGCGCGCTGGCGCGGGCGAGACCGCTCATCCCGCGGCTCCGGGGCCCTGTTCCGTGGTGACTTCGCCGTCTATGCCGTTATCGGCATGTTCGGCATCCTGCGCGTCGTCGTCGTCGGACGCGACCCGCCGCCGGCGCAGCACGGTGCGCAGAATCCCGCCGCCGATGAGCAGCACGGCCACCGCGCCGAGCACGTTGAGGCCGATGCCCTCCCATTCGGCGCGCACGGTGAGTCGGGCGACCTGCGGGCTGCCGATGGCGATGCCCGTCAGGCTTGTCAACCGCATCTCGAGATCGACCTCGCCGCTGGCGATGCGCGACTCGATCGGCACCTTCAGTTGCGTCGTGCCGCTGGGCTGGCCGTCGACGTCGGTCTCGCTCTGCACGTCGATGCGGGCGTCGCTCGGCTCGGCGTGCAGTCGTACGTGCACGGGGTAGGGGAGGTCGTTGCGCAGCCATACGGGCACGTCGACGTTCGCGCTGATGAGAATGGGGTTCGAGGGCTGCAGGCCCACGGCATCCAGCGTCGTCAGCGTCGTGTCGTGCATGTCTTGCAGCGCCGTCGCGAAGGCCTCGGGTGTGCGGTTCGCGCCGACGGCGAGAAGGCGCAGCCCGCTGATGCGCTGGCGCACGGTGAGCTGGGCGGGATCGTCGAGGATGGTGGCGAACTCGCCGATGCGCTGCTCGTCTTGCAGCAGCCGGCCCACGGCCTCGGCGCGGTCGGCGGCGGATGCGCTGCTCACCTCGAGCGCGACGGGTTCGGCCGCGAGCGCCTCGGCGAGCGCGGCGGGCCGCGCGTCGCCGAACGCCGTGATCGCCGCTGACAGACCCGGGCCGCTGCGCGCCTCGTCGCGGTCGAGGCCCGCGAGCACGGGGCTGGCGGGGTCGGCGAACCACAGCAGCGCCGCGGCCTCGGTGAGAGCCGATCCGCGCGGGGCCGGGTCGGCGGCTCCGGCGGCACGGCTCAGCGCGTCCGACACGGCCGCGTCGGTGACGAGCACGGGGGCGTCTCCCACCTCGCCGCGGCCCGACAGCGCCGCATCCCCGGCGCCGGAGGCGAACGATGTGGAGGGCAGGATCGTCACGGCCGGGCGGTCCGCCTCGCCGTTGTACGCGGCGAGGCGGGTGAGGTCGTCGGCCGAGACGTCGCCGCGCGGCCACAACATGCCCCACGTCGCCGCGCCCATGCGGGTGAGCTGCTCGACGGTGGGGAGGGCGACGTCCGACGGCGCCGTCGACGGGCTGGGGGCGGGCTGGTCGGCGTCGGCGGAGAAGTTCTGCGGGTTCAGCAGCGGGTCGAGGGTGTCGAGCCCGAGCGGGGTATCGAGCCCGGCGGATGCTTGCGCGGCGACATCGGCATCGGCGGCCTGCAGCGCGAACCGGTCGTTCGGCAGCGATTCCAGCCGGTCGAGCCAGGCCGTCGCCTCACCGGGGGCCGTGGCGCCGAGGGCACGGATCGCGGCGGGGATGAGCGGGTCGAGGGCGAGCACGGCGCCCGTGCCGGTCACGGCGTCGAGCTGGGTGGTCAGGGCGCCCCGGGGGCCGGTGAGGGCGGTGAGCTCGTCGGCGGTGAGCAGCGGGCCGGCGGGGGTGGCCGTGATCGGCACGATCGTCGTCACCGCGGGACGGGATCCGCCGACCACGAGCACGCTCGACGCCGTGCTCGAGACCGCCGCGCCGCCGTTGTCGGCAGCAGCGGCGGTGTACGTCGCCCGCAGCGGGTACACACCGGGGGCGAGCTCGCCCACCTCGGCGGCGGGCACGAGGATGATGGCCGAAGAGGTGCTCTGGGGGGCGACGGCGTCGGCATCCGTGAGGCCGAGCGGCGCGAGCACGGGCGGGGCGACGTCGTGCGCGTCGCCGGCGTCGGCCGTATCCGCCTCGAGCCATGCGCGCACGGCGGTCCGGTCGGCGAGCGCCGTGCGGCCCAGTTCGAGGCGCACGGTGCCGGCGGCGAGTTCCGTGGATCCGGTGTTGTCGATGGTGAGGGTGGAGCTCAGCGGCGAACCGCTCGCGTAGGCGCCCAGGGCGTCGGGGACGAGAGTCGTGGTCACGGCCTGGGCGGCAGCGGCCGGCGTGGGGGTGGGATCCGCGGCCGCCGAGACGGGCGAGGCGGCCGCGGGCAGCGCCGCACCGCCGAGCACTCCCGCCCCGACCGCGACGACGGCGAGCAGCGTGCGCGCGACGCGGCGCCGGCGTGCGCGCGTGCGCCGCGCGGGAGGGTTCGCTGTCATGGGTTGTCGTCGGTGCCGTTCGTGGATCGGTGCCCTGGAGGGCGGGCGGCGGCCGCCGGGCGCGAAGGCGCGCGGATGCCGATCCCTGCGATTCTAGGCGTCGCACCCCCGGGAACCCTGGAGGCGTACGGGGGCCGGCCCGGGTGCGCGCGCCGGCCGTGCGCCCGCTCGCCGCGTAGAGTGTCGCCGTGCTCCGACACCTCATCCCCCGGCCCGACGCCGTGCGGGCGGCCGCCCTCGCCGCCGACCTCGACGCCGCCGACCTGCGCTCCGACCCGCTGCGCGCCGCCTGGGGCGCCGAGGCCGACGACGCCCTTGCCCGCGGCATGCGCTCGCCGCTGCTGGCGGCGCTGGGCGAGCGCGACGACCCGCTCGCCGTGCTCGGGCGCTTCTTCGTGCTCGGGATGCCGCAGCCGGCCGACGCGGTCGCCGCAGCGCTGCCGCGCACGGGCATCGACGGGCTGGAGGCTCTCGGTCTCGCCTACCGCGATGGTGCGCAGGTCGTTCCGGCGGCGCTCGTGCGCCCGCAGTCGTTCGTCGATGTCGACGGCGTGGGCGAGTGGTGGATCGCAAGCGATCTCGACGAGACGGCCCTCGGCACCGCGCTGCCGGCCGACCACGTGCTCGGTGTCGGCGGTGCGACGCGCACGCTGGCGGGGCTGGTCATGCCCGCCGCCGTCGATCGGGCGCTCGATCTGGGCACCGGATGCGGCATCCAGGCCCTGCTGGTCGCCCGCCACGCGGGGCGCGTCGTGGCCACCGATATCTCCGCCCGCGCGCTCGCGTACGCCGAGCTGAACGCCGAGCTGGCCGGCGTGCACAACATCGACTTCCGTCAGGGGAGCATGTTCGAGCCGGTGGCGGGGGAGTCGTTCGACCTCATCGTCTCCAACCCGCCATTCGTCATCACCCCTCGCGTCGAGGAGGTGACGGCGTACGAGTACCGTGACGGCGGTCTCATCGGCGATGCGCTGGTCGAGGAGTTCGTGCGGCGGGCGCCCGCCCACCTCAATCCGGGCGGCGCCGCGCAGCTGCTCGGCAACTGGGAGACGCGCGACGGTGTGCCCGGCCGCGACCGGCTGGAGTCGTGGATCGCCCCCGAGTTGGATGCGTGGGTCGTCGAGCGTGAGACGCTCAGCCCCCTGCGCTACGCGGAGCTGTGGATCCGCGACGGCGGCACCACGCCGCGCGAGGAGACGTTCGAACCGCTCCTCGATGCCTGGTGCGACGACTTCGCCGCGCGCGGGGTGACGGAGATCGGGTTCGGATACGTGCTGCTGCGCCGGCCTCCCGCCCCCGAATCCGGGGGAGCGTCCGAGAGGACGCCCGCGCCGCTGCGCCGCCTCGAACACGTCGAGCAGCCCGTGTCGAGCGCCGGGCGCGCCTTCGCCACGGGCCTGCGGGCGCACGATCTGCTCGCCGGCGGCATGCCCGAGCGGCTCGTCGTCGCGAGCGACGTCACCGAGGCTCGGCACCACATGCCCGGGCAGGATGCGCCGAGCGTGATCGAGCTGCACCAGGGCGGCGGATTCGGGCGCACCGTCGCCGTGGATCCCGCGCTCGCCGGGTTCGTCGGGGCGTGCGACGGTGAGCTCACGGTCGCGCAGATCGTCGCGGCGCTGGCTGACCTGTTCGAGGTGCCGCTCGCCGACCTGTGGGCGGAGCTGGAGCCCCG is part of the Microbacterium pseudoresistens genome and harbors:
- a CDS encoding tryptophan synthase subunit alpha — translated: MSESTRRASLEVLRAEASDERSVLVHERLRSGEDPWDFMEDLPTVDELVVHFLRADAIAEGGGGRIDAARHYELMRRIGLDYPELTPIVWRLLGQHESHRRWDRIVGERPA
- the trxA gene encoding thioredoxin, translated to MTAKATSQATWEQDVLQAEGPVLVDFWAAWCGPCRMVAPVLDEIQAENADKITILKLNVDENPDLAMKYQVTSIPAMKVFQGGEVATTIIGAKPKFALEQDLAAFLS
- the trxB gene encoding thioredoxin-disulfide reductase, which translates into the protein MRQVIIIGSGPAGFTAAIYAARANLQPLLIASSVEVGGELMNTTEVENYPGFPEGIQGPDLMAKFQEQAERFGTEVLYDDVTSLDFDGPVKSVTLGSGATHEAHTVIYATGSAYRKLGVEGEERLSGHGVSWCATCDGFFFREKTIAVVGGGDSAMEEATFLTRFASKVYVIHRKDALRASKIMQERAFANEKIEFVWNSVVEEILGENETTGVRLRNTVDDTVSELPLEGLFVAIGNDPRTHLVHDKLDLTPEGTIWVDGRSSRTSVPGVFAAGDVIDPTYRQAITAAGSGTVAALDAEHFLADIADTSVEKPAAESAEVITA
- a CDS encoding YigZ family protein; this encodes MSARERSYPSTIAAAVTRELVERKSRFIAHIAPIASVDEADAVIAQEKKRLWDARHHCSAMITGVLGDHARSSDDGEPSGTAGVPMLEVLRRRELTDVVAVVTRYFGGVKLGAGGLVRAYSTAVSDALDEAVIVHRRALREMRVSVPHAEAGRIENILRDWATAHDALLDPPVYAAEALFTLWVPAQTTDALTAAMASASSGSLTPLPGSTRILPSSRT
- the murJ gene encoding murein biosynthesis integral membrane protein MurJ, whose amino-acid sequence is MSGLARASALLAAGTLVSRITGLLRTIVLVAVIGANASEAADAFGIANQLPNDVFSLISVGVLTAVIVPQIVQATAHKDGGNAFISKFFTLGTVVLLAATAAAMLAAGPLVWLTLGHRPAEQQALAVAFSYWCLPQIFFYGLYALVGETLNARRIFGPFTWAPVANNVISIAGFLLINAMFHGPLEQVGQWTPDRIAWLGATATLGIVAQALILLVFWPRTGLALRPDFRWRGVGLGTVGKLAGWTMLMALASLTAGIIQHNVASDASGDAPSITVMLNAWLIFMLPYSVIVHSIGTPYFTQLSEHAAAGRDDDVRTDIGRSIRILGFFLMGATAAVVAAAIPASRVFVVLGTDAPPAALVLLAYLVGLIPLAVLFIIQRTFYAYGDTRTPFFFTIFQCVLIVATAFGAKGLLDAGVIPLEALAATIALGQSLSSTVQTIVATWLLHRRLGTVSAANWLGGLLRFAFGAVPAAAAGWGVFLLLGGTSGWTMQSQLSGAIGAAIVGVATLVVYLGVLALVRTPELGAAKGLLTRFLPGR
- a CDS encoding DUF6049 family protein, translated to MTANPPARRTRARRRRVARTLLAVVAVGAGVLGGAALPAAASPVSAAADPTPTPAAAAQAVTTTLVPDALGAYASGSPLSSTLTIDNTGSTELAAGTVRLELGRTALADRTAVRAWLEADTADAGDAHDVAPPVLAPLGLTDADAVAPQSTSSAIILVPAAEVGELAPGVYPLRATYTAAAADNGGAAVSSTASSVLVVGGSRPAVTTIVPITATPAGPLLTADELTALTGPRGALTTQLDAVTGTGAVLALDPLIPAAIRALGATAPGEATAWLDRLESLPNDRFALQAADADVAAQASAGLDTPLGLDTLDPLLNPQNFSADADQPAPSPSTAPSDVALPTVEQLTRMGAATWGMLWPRGDVSADDLTRLAAYNGEADRPAVTILPSTSFASGAGDAALSGRGEVGDAPVLVTDAAVSDALSRAAGAADPAPRGSALTEAAALLWFADPASPVLAGLDRDEARSGPGLSAAITAFGDARPAALAEALAAEPVALEVSSASAADRAEAVGRLLQDEQRIGEFATILDDPAQLTVRQRISGLRLLAVGANRTPEAFATALQDMHDTTLTTLDAVGLQPSNPILISANVDVPVWLRNDLPYPVHVRLHAEPSDARIDVQSETDVDGQPSGTTQLKVPIESRIASGEVDLEMRLTSLTGIAIGSPQVARLTVRAEWEGIGLNVLGAVAVLLIGGGILRTVLRRRRVASDDDDAQDAEHADNGIDGEVTTEQGPGAAG
- a CDS encoding class I SAM-dependent methyltransferase, with product MLRHLIPRPDAVRAAALAADLDAADLRSDPLRAAWGAEADDALARGMRSPLLAALGERDDPLAVLGRFFVLGMPQPADAVAAALPRTGIDGLEALGLAYRDGAQVVPAALVRPQSFVDVDGVGEWWIASDLDETALGTALPADHVLGVGGATRTLAGLVMPAAVDRALDLGTGCGIQALLVARHAGRVVATDISARALAYAELNAELAGVHNIDFRQGSMFEPVAGESFDLIVSNPPFVITPRVEEVTAYEYRDGGLIGDALVEEFVRRAPAHLNPGGAAQLLGNWETRDGVPGRDRLESWIAPELDAWVVERETLSPLRYAELWIRDGGTTPREETFEPLLDAWCDDFAARGVTEIGFGYVLLRRPPAPESGGASERTPAPLRRLEHVEQPVSSAGRAFATGLRAHDLLAGGMPERLVVASDVTEARHHMPGQDAPSVIELHQGGGFGRTVAVDPALAGFVGACDGELTVAQIVAALADLFEVPLADLWAELEPRIRALMIDGFLLPAS